The genome window AGCCCCATCGCTGCCGTTGACTCGCGCACAAACAGATAGATGATCAACAAGCGCCCGACGGTGGCGCGCTCAAAACGAGCGATCCAGTTTTGCGCGTGCAGGCGTAAACCATGGCGCTCCAATAGACCAATAACGGCCAGGGGCAATAACAAGATCAGTTGCAGGGCACGGGTTTGAAGGAATCCTTCGCCCATGCTGGCGAGAATTCTTTCCAACGGAAAGTGGGCGGCAAGCCCGGTCGCGATAGAGGCGGCGGTGACCACCAACAGCGGATTGAAACGCAAGACGAAGCCAACCACGATGACAAGTACGCCGATCAACGGCCATAGGTTCACAACAGTTTGCATGACGATGAGGTCCTTGAATGCGCGCTGCGGCGCCATTACAGCAGGATGTGAACAAAGGGTTCACAGCATGAAAGTAGCGTGCAGCCCGGCGCGGTTTTTATTGTTGACCTGGAAGGTCGAGCGTCAGTGGCGGCAACTGTGCTGCTTGGGGGCGGGGGGTGTCCAACAAGAAAAATTGTTGCTGCAAACCAATAAATTTTGTGGGTGATTGGCGCCAGATGATCCGGCGCCGTGCAAGGATTCAGCCCAGGTGTTTTTGAAAAAAGTGCCGTTGATGGCCCGGCGGATAATCAGCGATATGGCCAAACTCACTGAAGCCCAGCTTGCGATAAAAATCCGGCGCCTGGAAGCTGAAGGTGTCCAGCCAGATCCCGGCGCAGCCGCGTTCACGTGCCAACTCTTCAGCGGCGCCCATCAAACGCGTGCCGGTTCCCTGAGTACGCATCGAGTGCGGAACACTCAAGAGTTCAACGAACAACCATCCGTAGGAAATCTTCCCATATAGGCCGCCCACCACCTCCTGAGAAGTGGGATCACGTAGCAATATGCCGACGGTTTCAAATGCCATTTCGCCGGTATGGCTGAGGTTATAGGCCCTCAGCGGTTTGAGGATGGCCTCACGCTCCTGCGCTGTTACATCGAACGACACTTCCATTGCCAATTTCATCGTTTGCTCCCAGGGCTGAATCAATCATCCGCCAGTATGCCGGGTCACTGCGGCTTACGCAGCGCCTCATAACCGGGGCAGATGTCTGAGGCCCCAAACCAACACGCCCAGCCCTGCGCCCGCCCATTTGAAAGCGCGGTATTGATCCACCCAGATCAGCTCCACAGCGAAATCCTGTTACAGGCCTATACTCAATAATGCGGTGGAGCGTATTACGCACCGCACACGATACTGTTGCCACCAAAGAGGGTAGCCACTATGTACGCAGGACAAATGGGTATGCCAACAACGAATGGTGAAATACGCTGCCAGTTGGTGGTTCAAATCATCTGCCTGTTATCGGTTGCTACGCTGTTCTGCTGATCAATCAGTCACACCTGCCTTCAATATCTGTCGCTGACCCCCATGCGGCCCGCCCCTTAGCGCTCGACACTTAAATAACATGCCTGAAGGGCTTGAACTGCGGGCAATAACTATAGGCGCCAGCGTAATGCTGAAGACAGCGAACACCAGCGCAGGAATAACCCAGAGCATCGAATGGCCTTCAATGAAGGGGCCGTAAATAATACTCAGCCTGTTCATTATAAAAATATGCAAGCAGTACACACCCAGGGTACAGCCTGCCAGCACATTTAATGTTTTAGCGTACCTGGACAGCCGCGACCCCAGACTAATAAACAGCCGAAACCCGAAAACCGCGCCGACCACAACAAATGGCGAAAGATAAGAAAAAAACAGCTGATTGGGCGTGCCGTCTCGCAGTGATAACCAATAGGTCGCCAGCGCGGTGCACGCCGCGCGCGTGATAAACCTGCAGCATCCGCCACAAGCGATGGCTTCGCCTGCGTGTTGATCCGGTCAAACACGTAAGCCCCAAGAAACACAAACCCACTTAAACCGACAATCGATGAAAGCCCGTACACCGTGGCGAGGTCACCCCCAGCCGGATAAAAATAAGACACTAATGGAATAATGCAGGCTACAACGAACCAGAGAGCGAGATAGGTAATCTTTTCCGCCTCTGTGGAATGTCGATAAATCTTCGACATAAATGGAATAAACAGATAAATCCCTACCAAGGCATACAGGTACCACAGGTGACAATAGGCCGGCCCCTTGACCACGGAAAACAGTGAGGCACTTAACCCACTGTAATCGCCACTCAACCTGGCCTTCCACAGCACGTAGAACACCGACCAAAATATCAACGGAGGGAAGATGCGTAAAAATCGTTTGGTGTAAAACTGCCTTACGCCTTCTTCCCTGCCCAGCAACAGTGCACCTGACAACATCAAAAAAGTGGGACACACGCCCGAACCAGTGAGTCGTACGCATTAAAATAAACCCAGTCATGACTGAATTCGGCAACGCCCGTGGCGGACACATGAAGAACAACGACCATTAAGCACGCGACGATTCGCGTGAAATCCAATCCAACACTTAGGTCTTTTCTCATTGTTCCCTTCGAGCGCCTATCACGCGACATTTGATTTTATTTTATCTGGCAGCCTTATCCTTAAGGCTGACATCACCAAAACATTCGTTATAACAGTAGCGTGAAAAGCGCCCGTACGGGTATAGGCTATAGTGTGTCGACCCCTTTCAACTCCTGCGTTGATTGCCCTCACGCTAGCTTGAAGCAATGCTGTTCAACACTGCACGCCAGAGCCCAAACGGGAGGCCGACTCAAATCGCAGGCAACAAAAAAGGGCCCACCTTTCGGTGAGCCCTTCTAGACCGCCCAGCAGAGCGGATTTTGTTTGGTAGGCGCGATTGGACTCGAACCAACGACCCCCACCATGTCAAGGTGGTGCTCTAACCAACTGAGCTACGTGCCTGCTGTGAGGCGGCATTCTACGGAATTCCGGAGGGGTGTCAACATCTTTTTTGCAGCTAACCCTATGAATATGCGAATTATTTATTGGCGCTGGGCACACCCGAGGTTTTCGGGTGGCTGGCAGGCAATTTTCAACTCAGGTAGGATCGGCGCACTCGTAAAAAATATAAAACAGAGGTTCCAGGATGGCGAACACCCCCTACCCCCAGTCCTATTACGCCGCATCCGCGAATGCGGTTCCGCCTCGCCCGGTGCTCCAAGGTGAAGTCGAAACCGATGTGTGCGTGATCGGCGCCGGCTACACCGGCCTTTCAAGCGCGCTGTTTCTGCTGGAGAACGGTTTTCGCGTCACCGTACTGGAAGCCGCCAAAGTGGGGTTCGGCGCCTCGGGCCGCAATGGTGGGCAGATCGTCAACAGCTACAGCCGCGATATCGATGTGATCGAGCGTAGCGTCGGCCCCAAGCAGGCACAGTTGCTTGGGCAGATGGCATTTGAAGGCGGCAAGATTATTCGCGAGCGCGTGGCCAAATATCAGATCCAGTGCGACCTGAAGGACGGTGGCGTGTTCGCCGCGCTTAATAGCAAGCATATGGGCCACCTGGAGTCACAGAAGCGCCTGTGGGAGCGCTATGGCCATACGCAGCTGGAGTTACTGGACGAGCGCCGTATCCGCGAAGTGGTGGCCTGTGACAACTATGTCGGCGGCCTGCTGGACATGAGCGGCGGACACATTCATCCGCTTAACCTGGCGCTGGGTGAGGCGGCGGCTGTGGAATCCCTGGGCGGCACGATCTACGAGCAATCGGCAGCGGTGCGTATCGAGCGCGGCGCCAACCCGGTGGTGCATACCGCCGAGGGCAAGGTCAGGGCCAAGTTCATCATCGTCGCGGGCAACGCCTACCTCGGGAACCTGGTGCCGGAGCTGGCGGCCAAGTCGATGCCATGCGGCACTCAGGTCATCACCACCGCACCACTGGGCGACGAACTGGCCAAGACGTTACTGCCGCAGGATTACTGCGTCGAGGACTGCAACTACCTGCTGGACTATTATCGCCTCACCAGCGACAAGCGCCTGATCTTCGGCGGCGGCGTGGTGTATGGCGCACGCGACCCGGCCAACATCGAAGCAATCATCCGCCCGAAGATGCTCAAAGCGTTCCCGCAGCTCAAAGATGTGAAAATCGACTACGCCTGGACCGGCAATTTCCTGCTGACCCTGTCGCGCCTGCCGCAGGTCGGTCGTCTGGGGGACAACATCTATTACTCCCAGGGCTGCAGCGGCCATGGCGTGACGTACACGCACTTGGCTGGCAAGGTACTGGCGGAGGCGTTGAGAGGCCAGGCTGAGCGTTTTGATGCGTTTGCCGATCTGCCGCACTACCCGTTCCCGGGTGGGCAACTGTTGCGCACACCGTTTGCTGCGCTGGGCGCGTGGTACTACGGGCTGCGAGATAAGCTGGGGTTCTGAGCCTACCTGATTGTGGGAGCGGGCTTGCTCGCTCCCACATTTCTGACCGGGAACAGCCGGAGCCAAATTGCAGACACAAAAAACCCCGGTCTTTCGACCAGGGTCTTTGCTATCGGATCAAAGAAGCTTAACGCTTGCTTTGTGCTTCAAGGCGTTCAGTGGGCCTTGAGGCAGATATGGCGCAGCGGACGGGACTCGAACCCGCGACCCCCGGCGTGACAGGCCGGTATTCTAACCGACTGAACTACCGCTGCGTATCGCTTGACCGGCTGCGCGTAAACGCTCAACCGTCTTTAAACATCTGATCAATCAGCCTTGGCTGTTCGATCTCAAGCCCGACAAGTCGAACCCGGAAAATATGGCGCAGCGGACGGGACTCGAACCCGCGACCCCCGGCGTGACAGGCCGGTATTCTAACCGACTGAACTACCGCTGCGCGTCGGTGCAACCTTTAACGTTGCGTCTTGCCCTGAAGCAAAACTCTCAAGAAGTGGTGGGTGATGACGGGATCGAACCGCCGACCCTCTGCTTGTAAGGCAGATGCTCTCCCAGCTGAGCTAATCACCCTTTGCTTCGTTGAGGCCGCGAAATTTACGCAGGTAGCGGACCTAAGTCAATAGCCCGCTTGAAGTTTTTCTGAAAAAGACAAAATTGCTTCAAGACGGCGACCGGCCCTACTCGCTGTAAATCATCTTCTTGCTCATGCCACCGTCCACCACAAACTCCTGCCCGGTGACAAACCCCGCCTGACGCGACAGCAACCACGCCACCATCGCCGCCACGTCCTCAACCGTACCCACCCTGCCCGCCGGATGCTGGGCGTGATCGGCATCGGTCAAAGGCTCGGCACGCCGAGCAGCAGGATCACGCGCATCGATCCAGCCAGGGCTGACGGCGTTGACCCGCACCTCTGGCCCCAGACTCATGGCCAAGGCGTGCGTCAGGGCCAGCAGGCCGCCCTTACTCGCCGCGTACGCTTCGGTGTCGGGCTCTGACTGGCGGGCCCGGGTCGACGCCAGGTTGACGATGGCACCGCCGTGGGCACGCAGATACGGCGCACAGTGCTTGGCCAACAACATCGGCCCACTGAGGTTCACCGCCAGCACCCGGTTCCAGTAAGTCAGGTCAAGGCTCTCCAGGGTGATATTGCGCGGGTCGGCCACCGCCGCATTGCACACCAACGCATCCAGGCGCCCAAACTGCCCCAGCACTTCGGCAACACCCTGGGCGACCTGTTTCTCGTCGGCCACGTCCATGGTAATAAACCAGGCATTGTCACCCAACACCTTGGACACCTTGGAACCGCGCTCGCGGTCCAGGTCGGTCAACACCACCTGCCAGCCTTCGCTGATCAGCCACGCCGCGATCCCAAGGCCAATGCCTCGGGCCGCGCCCGTCACCAGTGCGACGCGACCGTTACCGACCGCCGCAGCCTCCATGGACCACTCGATCACAAGGCCGCCAGCCCGCGAGCCAGGTCAGCTTGCAAATCGGCGACGTCTTCGAGGCCGACCGCGATACGGATCAAGCTATCGCGAATGCCGGCAGCTTCACGTTCCTGTGGCGCGAGGCGCCCGTGGGAGGTGGTGCTCGGGTGGGTGATGGTGGTCTTGCTGTCACCCAGGTTGGCCGTGATGGAGATCAGGCGCGTCGCGTCGATAAAGCGCCAGGCGCCGTCTTTGCCGCCCTTTACTTCAAAGCTCACCACGGCACCGAAACCACGCTGCTGACGCTGGGCCAACGCGTGTTGCGGGTGGCTCTCGAGGCCGGCGTAATGAACTTTCTCAATCCCGTCCTGCTGCTCCAGCCACTCGGCCAGGGCCTGGGCATTGGCACAGTGGGCCTTCATACGCAGGCTGAGGGTCTCCAGGCCCTTGAGGAAGATCCACGCGTTAAACGGGCTCAGGGTCGGACCGGCGGTGCGCAAGAAGCCCACCACTTCCTTCATCTGCTCGCTGCGCCCGGCAACCACGCCACCCATGCAACGGCCCTGGCCGTCGATGAACTTGGTGGCCGAGTGCACAACAATGTCCGCGCCCAGCTTCAACGGCTGTTGCAGCGCCGGGGTGCAGAAGCAGTTGTCGACCACCAGCATCGCGCCCTTGGCGTGGGCCACTTCGGCCAATGCAGCGATATCCACCAACTCAGCCAGCGGGTTGGAAGGCGACTCGACGAACAGCAACTTGGTGTTGGCCTTGATCGCAGCATCCCAGCCGGACAGATCCGCCAGGGGCACATAGTCCACTTCGATGCCGAAGCGCTTGAAGTACTTCTCGAACAGGCTGATGGTGGAGCCGAACACACTGCGCGACACCAGCACATGATCGCCAGCGCTGCACAAGCTCATCACCACCGCCAGGATGGCCGCCATGCCGGTCGCGGTCGCCACCGCCTGCTCGGCACCTTCCAGCGCCGCGATACGCTCTTCGAACGCACGCACGGTCGGGTTGGTGTAGCGCGAGTAAACGTTGCCCGGCACTTCACCGGCGAAACGCGCGGCAGCGTCGGCGGCTGTACGGAACACATAGCTGGAGGTGAAGAACATCGGGTCACCGTGCTCACCTTCGGGGGTGCGGTGCTGCCCGGCGCGCACAGCCAGGGTATCGAACGCTACGCCATCGAGGTCGCTGTCCAACCGACCGGCATCC of Pseudomonas fluorescens contains these proteins:
- a CDS encoding SDR family oxidoreductase yields the protein MEAAAVGNGRVALVTGAARGIGLGIAAWLISEGWQVVLTDLDRERGSKVSKVLGDNAWFITMDVADEKQVAQGVAEVLGQFGRLDALVCNAAVADPRNITLESLDLTYWNRVLAVNLSGPMLLAKHCAPYLRAHGGAIVNLASTRARQSEPDTEAYAASKGGLLALTHALAMSLGPEVRVNAVSPGWIDARDPAARRAEPLTDADHAQHPAGRVGTVEDVAAMVAWLLSRQAGFVTGQEFVVDGGMSKKMIYSE
- a CDS encoding NAD(P)/FAD-dependent oxidoreductase, whose amino-acid sequence is MANTPYPQSYYAASANAVPPRPVLQGEVETDVCVIGAGYTGLSSALFLLENGFRVTVLEAAKVGFGASGRNGGQIVNSYSRDIDVIERSVGPKQAQLLGQMAFEGGKIIRERVAKYQIQCDLKDGGVFAALNSKHMGHLESQKRLWERYGHTQLELLDERRIREVVACDNYVGGLLDMSGGHIHPLNLALGEAAAVESLGGTIYEQSAAVRIERGANPVVHTAEGKVRAKFIIVAGNAYLGNLVPELAAKSMPCGTQVITTAPLGDELAKTLLPQDYCVEDCNYLLDYYRLTSDKRLIFGGGVVYGARDPANIEAIIRPKMLKAFPQLKDVKIDYAWTGNFLLTLSRLPQVGRLGDNIYYSQGCSGHGVTYTHLAGKVLAEALRGQAERFDAFADLPHYPFPGGQLLRTPFAALGAWYYGLRDKLGF
- a CDS encoding O-succinylhomoserine sulfhydrylase, producing the protein MSQEWDAGRLDSDLDGVAFDTLAVRAGQHRTPEGEHGDPMFFTSSYVFRTAADAAARFAGEVPGNVYSRYTNPTVRAFEERIAALEGAEQAVATATGMAAILAVVMSLCSAGDHVLVSRSVFGSTISLFEKYFKRFGIEVDYVPLADLSGWDAAIKANTKLLFVESPSNPLAELVDIAALAEVAHAKGAMLVVDNCFCTPALQQPLKLGADIVVHSATKFIDGQGRCMGGVVAGRSEQMKEVVGFLRTAGPTLSPFNAWIFLKGLETLSLRMKAHCANAQALAEWLEQQDGIEKVHYAGLESHPQHALAQRQQRGFGAVVSFEVKGGKDGAWRFIDATRLISITANLGDSKTTITHPSTTSHGRLAPQEREAAGIRDSLIRIAVGLEDVADLQADLARGLAAL
- a CDS encoding 5-oxoproline transporter, DUF969 family subunit, yielding MQTVVNLWPLIGVLVIVVGFVLRFNPLLVVTAASIATGLAAHFPLERILASMGEGFLQTRALQLILLLPLAVIGLLERHGLRLHAQNWIARFERATVGRLLIIYLFVRESTAAMGLTSLGGHPQMVRPLLAPMAEGAAEKRYGKLPDKLRHKVLAMCAATDNVGLFFGEDI
- a CDS encoding GNAT family N-acetyltransferase, producing MKLAMEVSFDVTAQEREAILKPLRAYNLSHTGEMAFETVGILLRDPTSQEVVGGLYGKISYGWLFVELLSVPHSMRTQGTGTRLMGAAEELARERGCAGIWLDTFSFQAPDFYRKLGFSEFGHIADYPPGHQRHFFQKHLG
- a CDS encoding acyltransferase, whose protein sequence is MLGREEGVRQFYTKRFLRIFPPLIFWSVFYVLWKARLSGDYSGLSASLFSVVKGPAYCHLWYLYALVGIYLFIPFMSKIYRHSTEAEKITYLALWFVVACIIPLVSYFYPAGGDLATVYGLSSIVGLSGFVFLGAYVFDRINTQAKPSLVADAAGLSRARRAPRWRPIGYHCETARPISCFFLIFRHLLWSARFSGFGCLLVWGRGCPGTLKH